A part of Kitasatospora acidiphila genomic DNA contains:
- a CDS encoding MAB_1171c family putative transporter, whose protein sequence is MIPAIECLAGVIALVGAGHRAWYWRGCRLRPGRWSLVAFAACIGLALALLGIGELPAPVVPDGSPISRALPLVTSELKLAACCFLVLMAHALGPPELRRARVRRQVAGAGLVMLATAALYQAAGVTPVGSVLTVPTGGRADLAASNLVFTAYSGWCVALFTAVVYRAARPLGPGLLRTGLRLVLSGGVFGLVWVGLSVVPLISGLRTGRQDTGEDAFSAPAAFLTLALGLGGATLTAWEQRAAAPLRLLRARRSYRRIGPLWSALHAIRPEITLEPPNAGIGRRGSTEFALYRRVIEIRDGQLWLRAHLHPQVPQWAAEACAAEAGGSGTGDRRRAATVEAAVLAAALEAAAVGHRYPSALTEGYVPPALLTDLEAETAWLVMVCEEFTGSRVVAEVRRRVRAELGLPAAAG, encoded by the coding sequence GTGATCCCGGCGATCGAGTGCCTGGCGGGTGTCATCGCCCTCGTCGGTGCCGGGCATAGGGCCTGGTACTGGCGGGGCTGCCGCCTGCGGCCCGGCCGCTGGTCGTTGGTCGCCTTCGCGGCCTGCATCGGGCTGGCCCTCGCGCTGCTGGGGATCGGCGAACTGCCGGCTCCGGTAGTGCCGGACGGTTCGCCGATCAGCCGGGCGCTGCCGCTGGTGACCTCGGAACTCAAGCTCGCGGCCTGCTGCTTCCTGGTACTGATGGCCCACGCGCTGGGGCCGCCGGAACTCCGTCGCGCCCGGGTCCGCCGGCAGGTCGCCGGAGCGGGACTGGTCATGCTGGCAACCGCCGCGCTCTACCAGGCCGCCGGGGTGACTCCGGTCGGATCGGTGCTCACCGTGCCGACCGGCGGGCGGGCGGACCTGGCCGCGTCCAACCTCGTGTTCACGGCGTACAGCGGCTGGTGCGTCGCCCTGTTCACGGCGGTGGTGTACCGCGCGGCGCGCCCGCTGGGCCCCGGCCTGCTCCGGACCGGCCTGCGACTGGTGCTCAGCGGCGGGGTCTTCGGGCTGGTCTGGGTCGGATTGAGCGTGGTCCCGCTGATCTCGGGTCTGCGCACCGGTCGGCAGGACACCGGTGAGGACGCGTTCTCCGCGCCCGCCGCCTTCCTCACGCTGGCCCTGGGCCTGGGTGGTGCCACGCTGACCGCCTGGGAGCAGCGGGCGGCCGCGCCGCTGCGCCTGCTGCGAGCCCGGCGCAGCTACCGGCGGATCGGGCCGCTCTGGTCGGCGCTGCACGCCATCCGCCCCGAGATCACCCTGGAGCCGCCGAACGCGGGGATCGGGCGGCGCGGGAGCACGGAGTTCGCGCTCTACCGGCGGGTGATCGAGATCCGCGACGGGCAACTGTGGCTGCGCGCCCACCTGCATCCGCAGGTGCCGCAGTGGGCCGCCGAGGCGTGCGCAGCCGAGGCGGGCGGGAGTGGGACGGGCGACCGGCGTCGTGCTGCGACCGTGGAGGCCGCCGTCCTCGCGGCCGCCCTGGAGGCCGCCGCGGTCGGCCACCGCTACCCGAGCGCGCTGACCGAGGGCTATGTGCCGCCCGCGCTGCTGACCGACCTCGAAGCGGAGACGGCCTGGCTGGTGATGGTCTGCGAGGAGTTCACCGGGTCCCGGGTGGTCGCGGAGGTCCGGCGGCGGGTGCGGGCGGAACTGGGCCTTCCCGCAGCCGCGGGATAG
- a CDS encoding potassium transporter Kup, which produces MAVLTLGALGVVFGDIGTSPLYAIQTVFTADNNAVGTTPDQVYGVISLVFWAITLIVSVKYVTFIMRADNGGEGGIMALTALVQKLHFKSVRSKVILVALGIFGASLFYGDGMITPAISVLSAVEGLKVSAPGLSDFVIPLTIAVLVVLFALQRYGTNLVGNLFGPVMTVWFLVIGAAGAVELAGHPAIFKALSPVYGVQFIVNHGMIAFVALASVVLAVTGAEALYADMGHFGRAPIHRAWFFIVFPALTLNYLGQGSLILRSPSAISNPFFLLMPGWSQFPMVILATVATVIASQSVISGAFSVTRQAVQLGVLPHLTIKHTSEHEVGQVYAPMINWGLFGAVVALVLGFGSSASLAAAYGSAVTATFVLNTVLFLAVARVMMRKPLWMIVLGAVVFLTSEVAFFAANLTKVVHGGWLPLLVAFSVFTILITWQRGRKIVTPNRTALEGPLRAFVDEVDAMEPPVHRVDGTAVFLNANAETTPLALRANVEHNHTLHKNVVILSAVVEREPHVPEAERCVFDDLGHSDDGITHLTARFGFMDEPNIPQVLRLASQHPDAGQIHGLNVDEVSYFLSRMTIIRSDAPGMRRWRKKLFITIANNTSSPVAYFGLPSDRCVIMGAQVSV; this is translated from the coding sequence ATGGCAGTTCTGACTCTCGGTGCGCTGGGAGTCGTCTTCGGTGACATCGGCACGAGTCCGCTGTATGCGATCCAGACTGTTTTCACTGCCGACAACAACGCCGTCGGGACGACGCCGGACCAGGTGTACGGGGTCATCTCGCTGGTGTTCTGGGCGATCACCCTGATCGTGTCGGTCAAGTACGTCACGTTCATCATGCGCGCCGACAACGGCGGCGAGGGCGGCATCATGGCGCTGACCGCCCTCGTCCAGAAGCTGCACTTCAAGTCGGTGCGCAGCAAGGTGATCCTGGTGGCGCTCGGGATCTTCGGGGCGTCGCTGTTCTACGGCGACGGGATGATCACCCCGGCGATCTCGGTGCTGTCGGCGGTCGAGGGGCTGAAGGTCTCGGCACCGGGTCTGAGCGACTTCGTGATCCCGCTGACGATCGCGGTGCTGGTGGTGCTCTTCGCGCTGCAGCGCTACGGCACCAACCTGGTCGGCAACCTGTTCGGCCCGGTCATGACCGTCTGGTTCCTCGTCATCGGCGCCGCCGGCGCGGTCGAGCTGGCGGGCCACCCGGCGATCTTCAAGGCGCTGTCGCCGGTGTACGGCGTGCAGTTCATCGTCAACCACGGGATGATCGCGTTCGTCGCGCTGGCCTCGGTCGTGCTGGCCGTGACCGGTGCCGAGGCGCTCTACGCGGACATGGGCCACTTCGGCCGAGCGCCGATCCACCGTGCCTGGTTCTTCATCGTCTTCCCGGCCCTGACACTCAACTACCTGGGCCAGGGCTCGCTCATCCTGCGCTCGCCGTCGGCGATCTCGAACCCGTTCTTCCTGCTGATGCCGGGCTGGTCGCAGTTCCCGATGGTGATCCTCGCCACCGTTGCCACCGTCATCGCCTCGCAGTCGGTCATCTCCGGCGCGTTCAGCGTCACCCGCCAGGCGGTGCAGCTCGGCGTCCTCCCCCACCTGACGATCAAGCACACCTCGGAGCACGAGGTCGGCCAGGTCTACGCGCCGATGATCAACTGGGGTCTGTTCGGCGCAGTCGTGGCCCTGGTGCTGGGCTTCGGCTCGTCCGCCTCGCTCGCCGCCGCGTACGGTTCGGCGGTCACCGCCACCTTCGTGCTCAACACCGTGCTCTTCCTGGCCGTGGCCCGCGTCATGATGCGCAAGCCGCTCTGGATGATCGTGCTCGGCGCCGTCGTCTTCCTCACCAGCGAGGTCGCGTTCTTCGCGGCGAACCTCACCAAGGTCGTGCACGGCGGTTGGCTGCCGCTGCTGGTCGCGTTCTCGGTCTTCACGATCCTCATCACCTGGCAGCGGGGACGGAAGATCGTCACCCCGAACCGGACGGCGCTGGAGGGCCCGCTGCGCGCGTTCGTCGACGAGGTCGACGCGATGGAGCCGCCCGTGCACCGGGTCGACGGCACCGCCGTGTTCCTCAACGCCAACGCCGAGACCACCCCGCTGGCCCTGCGCGCCAACGTCGAGCACAACCACACCCTGCACAAGAACGTGGTCATCCTGTCGGCCGTGGTGGAACGGGAGCCGCACGTACCCGAGGCGGAGCGGTGCGTCTTCGACGACCTCGGCCACAGCGACGACGGCATCACGCACCTCACCGCGCGCTTCGGCTTCATGGACGAGCCGAACATCCCGCAGGTCCTGCGGCTCGCCTCGCAGCACCCGGACGCGGGCCAGATCCACGGGCTGAACGTGGACGAGGTGTCCTACTTCCTGTCGCGGATGACGATCATCAGGAGCGACGCGCCGGGCATGCGGCGCTGGCGCAAGAAGCTCTTCATCACCATCGCCAACAACACCAGCAGCCCCGTGGCGTACTTCGGGCTCCCCAGTGACCGGTGCGTCATCATGGGCGCCCAGGTCTCGGTGTGA
- a CDS encoding 2,3,4,5-tetrahydropyridine-2,6-dicarboxylate N-succinyltransferase → MRSELEDLWERRDEVSLQSAEAVAAVDAAIDLLDTGRARVAELMDGQVVVHDWLKNAILLLYKQASPQVSQFGPFQCADKIPLKSRIDGSGVQVSPGAVIRRGSYQEPGVVVMPSHIGIGSYVGEGTLVDSWVGIGSCAQIGRNVHLSGGVGLGGMIEPPMAKPVVIEDDAFIGARSMVYSGARVGEGALLGAGALLTDTIPVIDAATGEELSRGEVPPWTVAVPASRPREFDGGTFGLPCLLVIKHLKKGERHDKARLNDAVRT, encoded by the coding sequence TTGCGCAGCGAGCTCGAAGACCTCTGGGAGCGGCGGGACGAGGTCTCGCTGCAGTCCGCCGAGGCGGTGGCCGCCGTCGACGCGGCGATCGACCTGCTGGACACCGGCCGTGCGCGGGTGGCCGAGCTGATGGACGGTCAAGTCGTGGTGCACGACTGGCTGAAGAACGCGATCCTCCTGCTCTACAAGCAGGCGTCGCCGCAGGTCTCGCAGTTCGGCCCGTTCCAGTGCGCCGACAAGATCCCGCTGAAGTCCCGGATCGACGGCTCCGGGGTCCAGGTGTCGCCGGGTGCGGTGATCCGGCGGGGCAGTTACCAGGAGCCCGGCGTCGTGGTGATGCCGAGTCACATCGGTATCGGCTCCTACGTCGGCGAGGGCACCTTGGTGGACTCCTGGGTCGGCATCGGCTCGTGCGCCCAGATCGGCCGGAACGTCCACCTGTCCGGCGGGGTCGGGCTGGGCGGCATGATCGAGCCTCCCATGGCCAAGCCGGTGGTGATCGAGGACGACGCCTTCATCGGCGCCCGTTCGATGGTCTACAGCGGGGCGCGGGTCGGTGAGGGCGCGCTGCTGGGTGCCGGAGCCCTGCTGACCGACACGATCCCGGTGATCGACGCGGCCACCGGGGAGGAGCTGAGCCGCGGCGAGGTGCCGCCGTGGACGGTCGCCGTGCCCGCCAGTCGTCCGCGCGAGTTCGACGGCGGCACCTTCGGCCTGCCCTGCCTGCTGGTGATCAAGCACCTCAAGAAGGGTGAGCGGCACGACAAGGCCAGGCTCAACGACGCGGTCCGCACGTAG
- a CDS encoding ParH-like protein, with product MRTLELPEPFGLPALAEVLSERLGRPVEFLPLPAGSLGTCGVLVSTDRAEYIGYPTGTTVLHQQHIVLHEVGHLLGGHQDTTTTPVDSAALGVLAPHLSTELVRRMLGRDVYSDVQEREAELFASLVLHRQAGRRPQPGPPGVAQRSEAAARLDALFGSPVRQGGPARQGSPVRQAGSWSADE from the coding sequence GTGCGCACCCTTGAGCTGCCGGAGCCGTTCGGACTGCCCGCCCTGGCCGAGGTGCTGTCCGAGCGGCTGGGCCGCCCGGTCGAGTTCCTGCCGCTGCCGGCCGGTTCCCTGGGCACCTGCGGCGTGCTGGTGAGTACGGACCGTGCCGAGTACATCGGCTATCCGACCGGCACCACGGTGCTGCACCAGCAGCACATCGTGCTGCACGAGGTGGGGCACCTGCTCGGCGGCCACCAGGACACCACCACCACGCCCGTCGACTCGGCTGCCCTCGGCGTGCTGGCGCCGCACCTGTCCACGGAGTTGGTCCGCCGGATGCTGGGGCGGGACGTGTACAGCGACGTGCAGGAGCGCGAGGCGGAGCTGTTCGCCTCGCTGGTCCTGCACCGGCAGGCCGGCCGTCGACCGCAGCCGGGCCCGCCCGGCGTCGCGCAGCGCAGCGAGGCGGCGGCGAGGCTCGACGCGCTGTTCGGGAGCCCGGTGCGGCAAGGGGGCCCGGCGCGGCAAGGCAGTCCGGTGCGCCAGGCAGGGTCCTGGTCCGCCGATGAGTGA
- a CDS encoding AMP-binding protein has translation MPATPPTRTEVIEIIEELGAAPDREVLVHQGRSTTARDLRDLTHRLARAMHAQGIDRRHTVTLLSGNLPEAVAARYAANLVGCRVNQLYSKLPAETQAVMVRDVETHALIVDPRHADRAAEITERAPVGALLVLGPSTVGTDLLALAAAQPADPFPSRARPQDVRTIRHSGGTTGHSKGICISYQQVRRFGPDLPGDPSHPPRLLVCTTIAHAAGQMIDKVLRAGGSAVLLDDFDAGTVLAAIEQERITDVFLMPPLLYQLLDHPRSERTDTSSLRRITYGGCQASPARLTDAIRRFGPVLVQLYGQHEAGIVSVLDAADHDPSRPERLRSVGRITPGYRVAIRDESGRDLPAGARGEVCVSSDSLMLGYWKQPELTAEVLKDGWLHTGDIGYLDDEGYLYIVDRLKDLINTGGGHVYTSEVEDLLNSHPQVGQSAVFGVPDANQVERVHAVVVPVPGARLDADELRNLVRTRRGPLHEPAHISFLPALPLTDAGKPDKKLLRRQSS, from the coding sequence ATGCCAGCCACCCCGCCAACCCGAACCGAAGTCATCGAAATCATCGAAGAGTTGGGGGCCGCACCCGATCGGGAGGTGCTGGTCCACCAGGGACGGTCCACCACCGCCCGGGACCTTCGCGACCTCACCCACCGCCTGGCACGGGCCATGCACGCCCAGGGCATCGACCGCCGGCACACCGTCACGCTGCTGAGCGGCAACCTGCCGGAGGCCGTCGCCGCGCGCTACGCCGCCAACCTGGTCGGCTGCCGGGTCAACCAGCTCTACAGCAAGCTGCCCGCCGAGACGCAGGCCGTCATGGTCCGCGACGTCGAGACGCACGCGCTGATCGTCGATCCCCGCCACGCGGACCGGGCCGCCGAGATCACCGAGCGCGCGCCCGTCGGGGCGCTCCTGGTCCTCGGCCCCAGCACGGTGGGAACCGACCTGCTGGCACTCGCTGCCGCCCAGCCGGCCGACCCGTTCCCGAGCCGGGCCCGGCCGCAGGACGTCCGGACCATCCGCCACTCCGGCGGCACCACCGGCCACTCCAAAGGGATCTGCATCAGCTACCAGCAGGTCCGCCGGTTCGGCCCCGACCTGCCCGGTGACCCGTCGCACCCGCCGCGGCTGCTGGTCTGCACCACCATCGCCCACGCCGCCGGACAGATGATCGACAAGGTGCTGCGGGCCGGCGGCAGTGCGGTCCTGCTCGACGACTTCGACGCGGGCACCGTCCTGGCGGCGATCGAACAGGAACGCATCACCGATGTGTTCCTGATGCCGCCACTGCTCTACCAACTGCTGGACCACCCGCGCTCCGAGCGCACCGACACCAGCAGCCTGCGCCGCATCACCTACGGCGGCTGCCAGGCGTCACCGGCCCGGCTCACCGACGCGATCCGGCGCTTCGGCCCGGTGCTGGTGCAGCTCTACGGGCAGCACGAGGCGGGCATCGTCAGCGTCCTCGATGCCGCCGACCACGATCCGAGCCGTCCGGAGCGACTGCGATCGGTCGGCCGGATCACGCCCGGCTACCGGGTGGCGATCCGCGACGAATCGGGCCGGGACCTGCCCGCCGGTGCGCGCGGCGAGGTCTGCGTCAGCTCGGACAGCCTGATGCTGGGCTACTGGAAACAGCCGGAGTTGACCGCCGAGGTGCTCAAGGACGGCTGGCTGCACACCGGCGACATCGGCTACCTGGACGACGAGGGCTATCTCTACATCGTCGACCGGCTGAAGGACCTGATCAACACCGGTGGCGGCCATGTGTACACCTCCGAAGTGGAGGACCTGCTCAACTCCCACCCCCAGGTGGGCCAGAGCGCGGTCTTCGGCGTCCCTGACGCCAACCAGGTGGAACGCGTCCACGCCGTCGTGGTGCCCGTCCCGGGCGCACGGCTCGACGCGGACGAGCTCCGCAACCTGGTCCGCACCCGGCGTGGCCCCCTGCACGAACCGGCCCACATCAGCTTCCTCCCCGCACTCCCGCTCACCGACGCCGGCAAACCCGACAAGAAGCTCCTCCGTCGGCAGTCAAGCTGA
- a CDS encoding histidine kinase, with the protein MTGGALLMVLTQQVLGGRGASGGIQLLLGAVALVLLAVRRRFPTMSLLGISAVVGLLPTAGLPAAITAYSTAKHLTAPRRRSAVLLASTVVATLACAAFAPGTGLGSHPFGLAVGAVLAATTLIVPGLLGSSGGQEDRLLRALRDRAAAAEAARRIADSEARTHERSRIAAEMHDLIGHRLSLISLHTGGLEMALQKESPELRDEATLVRRAVADAMRELREVLGVLGPLGRDTGTDALTDTTGTRSDVEALAEESRSGGIPVELTWDGPDLNDRAAQVRRAVHRVVRESLTNVHRYAAGARVTMLVTHTDSRVDVLVRNGVPPVAPEAETGLGSGRGHVGLRERVALLGGTLEAGPTPAGGFAVTARIPAQPDPGASLAAAGAAPRESPSEPRSGHSPAGVQHRAVKALSGLLGLMGVGVLMVCGLVLVSHASPQPHPRNHQPPRIGMSRTMVEESVYGDNTAARAAAAGREPAHPESATSCMYSTYSFEDATPPAEGAGRANSAAAGAAEGPDRLEITRFCFRGDTLATIDRFTVPMVSRTPPWESR; encoded by the coding sequence GTGACCGGTGGCGCGCTGCTGATGGTCCTCACCCAGCAGGTCCTGGGAGGCCGAGGGGCGTCCGGCGGGATTCAGTTGCTCCTCGGCGCCGTCGCCCTCGTCCTGCTCGCCGTCCGCCGCCGCTTCCCCACGATGAGCCTGCTGGGCATCTCCGCCGTCGTGGGCCTGCTGCCCACCGCCGGGCTGCCGGCCGCCATCACCGCGTACAGCACGGCCAAGCACCTGACGGCCCCCCGGCGCCGGAGCGCCGTGCTGCTCGCCTCGACCGTCGTGGCGACGCTGGCCTGCGCTGCTTTTGCCCCGGGCACCGGGCTCGGCAGCCATCCGTTCGGGCTCGCGGTCGGCGCCGTACTCGCCGCCACCACGTTGATCGTGCCGGGACTTCTCGGCAGCTCGGGCGGACAGGAGGACCGGCTGCTGCGGGCGCTGCGGGACCGTGCCGCCGCCGCGGAGGCGGCCCGCCGGATAGCGGACAGCGAGGCCCGGACGCATGAACGGTCCCGGATCGCCGCGGAGATGCACGACCTGATCGGCCACCGGCTCAGCCTGATCTCGCTGCACACGGGCGGCCTGGAGATGGCACTGCAGAAGGAGTCGCCCGAACTGCGCGACGAGGCAACCCTGGTGCGCCGGGCCGTCGCGGACGCGATGCGGGAGCTGCGCGAAGTGCTCGGTGTCCTGGGCCCGTTGGGGCGGGACACCGGGACCGACGCGCTGACCGACACCACGGGTACCCGGTCCGACGTCGAGGCGCTGGCCGAGGAGTCGCGCAGCGGCGGCATACCCGTCGAACTCACCTGGGACGGCCCCGACTTGAACGACCGCGCGGCCCAGGTGCGGCGTGCGGTGCACCGCGTGGTGCGCGAGTCGCTGACCAACGTGCACCGGTACGCCGCCGGAGCCCGGGTCACCATGCTGGTCACCCACACGGACAGCCGTGTGGACGTGCTCGTACGCAACGGGGTTCCGCCCGTGGCCCCGGAGGCGGAGACCGGCCTGGGCTCGGGACGCGGCCACGTCGGACTGCGGGAACGGGTGGCACTGCTCGGCGGCACCCTGGAGGCGGGCCCGACGCCGGCCGGTGGCTTCGCGGTGACGGCACGGATCCCGGCGCAGCCGGACCCGGGAGCGAGCCTGGCCGCCGCGGGCGCCGCGCCGCGTGAATCGCCGTCCGAGCCGCGCTCCGGCCACTCACCCGCCGGTGTCCAACACCGTGCCGTGAAAGCCCTCAGCGGGCTCCTCGGCCTGATGGGCGTGGGCGTGCTGATGGTGTGTGGCCTCGTGTTGGTCAGCCACGCCTCCCCGCAACCCCACCCGCGCAATCACCAGCCGCCCCGGATCGGGATGTCCCGCACGATGGTGGAGGAGTCCGTGTACGGGGACAACACGGCGGCGCGCGCGGCGGCGGCGGGTCGGGAGCCGGCCCACCCGGAGTCCGCGACGAGCTGCATGTACTCGACGTACTCCTTCGAGGACGCGACGCCGCCGGCCGAGGGCGCCGGTCGTGCGAACTCCGCTGCCGCAGGCGCTGCGGAGGGCCCCGATCGCCTCGAGATCACCCGGTTCTGCTTCCGTGGCGATACGTTGGCCACGATCGACCGCTTCACCGTACCCATGGTGTCGCGCACGCCACCGTGGGAGTCCCGATGA
- a CDS encoding XRE family transcriptional regulator: MAERIERLFQTIRRPNREAYSNEEVARACREATGESFSAVYLWQLRTGRRDNPTKRHLEALAQFFQVPATYFFEVESGDRIADELLLLGALRDAGVRDVALRAATLSPQGLTTISDLIEAIARREAEAAAPKAKAPAAEAPATPAKTLTEKESDAASGQADRRRRR; this comes from the coding sequence GTGGCCGAACGGATCGAGCGGCTCTTCCAGACCATCCGCCGGCCCAACCGCGAGGCGTACAGCAACGAGGAGGTCGCCCGGGCCTGCCGGGAGGCGACCGGCGAGAGCTTCTCCGCCGTCTACCTCTGGCAGCTGCGCACCGGGCGCCGGGACAATCCGACGAAGCGTCACCTCGAGGCGCTGGCCCAGTTCTTCCAGGTGCCGGCCACCTACTTCTTCGAGGTCGAGTCGGGTGACCGGATCGCCGACGAGCTACTGCTGCTCGGGGCGCTGCGGGACGCGGGCGTCCGGGACGTCGCGCTGCGCGCGGCGACGCTGTCGCCGCAGGGGCTGACCACGATCAGCGACCTGATCGAGGCGATCGCCCGCCGCGAGGCCGAGGCCGCGGCGCCCAAGGCGAAGGCACCGGCAGCGGAAGCGCCGGCGACACCTGCAAAGACGTTGACCGAAAAGGAATCTGACGCCGCGTCGGGGCAGGCCGATCGGCGGAGGCGGCGGTGA
- a CDS encoding acyl-CoA dehydrogenase family protein: MPATGIIPLLARHPELRELRSRLTAFLDTHLPAPVCEGDPRPDWLALRAHASAAGLTGIDVASPDEPDEPGGEPGATGRVAQGMAMFLAGQRDCDAREIFSTGHAAMPLRYGSPALARHTREQVVTAGKLVGIAASEPHSGSDLRGFRTVLVDHGDHFTLSGSKGLISRVEEAYGFVVFCKLVDRQDVDRIDLRTVPLSAVWVPMDAAGVLTETTDPLGMRGWSFGHLHFVDTRLDKDFLLGEPGDGRRIFDAHFSAWRLMMSLVCLGAAAAAIQESADRTRSRTVGRMPLAGIPSVAARLGTAAAEVEAATAWCFALLERIDQGESDVAACSAAKALATDAAYRAVDLALQLHGSEGYTKQTPMEKRLRDIRGLRIADGPNDTLYSVLAHSLLTEEQQPGDQQPEEQPAAVELLAHH; encoded by the coding sequence ATGCCTGCCACCGGCATCATCCCCCTGTTGGCCCGTCACCCTGAGCTCAGGGAGCTGCGGTCCCGTCTGACGGCCTTTCTGGACACCCACCTGCCCGCGCCGGTCTGCGAGGGGGACCCCCGACCCGACTGGCTCGCCCTGCGGGCTCACGCATCGGCCGCCGGGCTCACCGGCATCGACGTCGCCTCCCCAGACGAGCCGGACGAGCCGGGCGGCGAGCCGGGCGCGACCGGTCGGGTGGCCCAGGGCATGGCCATGTTCCTTGCCGGACAACGGGATTGCGACGCCCGTGAGATCTTCAGCACCGGCCACGCCGCGATGCCGCTGCGCTACGGCTCGCCCGCTCTCGCTCGCCACACCCGCGAACAGGTCGTCACAGCAGGCAAGTTGGTGGGTATCGCGGCCAGCGAGCCGCACTCGGGCTCGGACCTGCGGGGCTTTCGCACCGTACTGGTCGACCACGGTGACCACTTCACGCTGTCGGGCTCCAAGGGCCTGATCAGCCGGGTCGAAGAGGCCTACGGCTTCGTCGTGTTCTGCAAGCTCGTCGACCGGCAGGACGTCGACCGGATCGACCTGCGGACCGTGCCGCTCTCCGCGGTCTGGGTCCCGATGGACGCCGCGGGCGTGCTCACCGAGACCACCGACCCGCTGGGCATGCGCGGATGGAGCTTCGGCCACCTGCACTTCGTCGACACCCGGCTGGACAAGGACTTCCTCCTCGGCGAGCCCGGCGACGGCCGCCGGATCTTCGACGCGCACTTCTCCGCCTGGCGGTTGATGATGTCCCTGGTATGCCTCGGCGCCGCCGCGGCAGCGATCCAGGAGTCCGCGGACCGCACCCGCAGCCGCACCGTCGGCCGGATGCCGCTGGCCGGCATTCCCTCCGTCGCCGCCCGGCTGGGCACCGCCGCCGCCGAGGTCGAGGCCGCCACCGCCTGGTGCTTCGCACTCCTGGAGCGCATCGACCAGGGCGAGAGCGACGTCGCCGCCTGCTCCGCCGCCAAGGCACTGGCCACCGACGCCGCCTACCGTGCCGTCGACCTCGCCCTCCAACTCCACGGCAGCGAGGGCTACACCAAGCAGACCCCGATGGAGAAGCGACTCCGCGACATCCGCGGGCTGCGCATCGCCGACGGCCCCAACGACACGCTCTACAGCGTGCTGGCCCACTCCCTGCTGACCGAGGAGCAGCAGCCGGGGGACCAGCAGCCCGAGGAGCAGCCCGCAGCCGTCGAGCTCCTCGCCCACCACTGA
- a CDS encoding LysR family transcriptional regulator — MDTRRLQILAELSRLGSMRAVADVLGITTSTVSQQIAALSREMDTALIEPAGRLVRLTPAGRRLAEHAVTILAAVETAHRDLAPGAEPNGTLRVAGFATAIRGYLLPIVVDLAATSPQVHVLIREHEPAESLELLAADEVDLALTYDYNLAPAADDPTVSATPLWTARWGLGVPADAEPGDGTTLDVFARFRTHDWIVNSRNTADEEVIRTLASMAGFRPRVTHQADSLDLVQEMIAAGLGVALLPVDFPTLPGVRLLPLATPDVELRAYAVARHGRLDWPPLALVTDLLNATASR, encoded by the coding sequence ATGGACACACGGCGGCTGCAGATCCTGGCGGAGTTGTCCCGGCTGGGCTCGATGCGCGCGGTCGCGGATGTGCTCGGCATCACCACCTCGACGGTCTCGCAGCAGATCGCCGCCCTCTCCCGCGAGATGGACACCGCGCTGATCGAGCCCGCCGGGCGGCTGGTCCGGCTGACGCCGGCGGGCCGGCGGCTCGCCGAGCACGCGGTGACGATCCTCGCCGCGGTCGAGACGGCGCACCGCGACCTGGCCCCGGGAGCCGAGCCCAACGGCACCCTGCGGGTCGCGGGCTTCGCCACCGCCATCCGCGGATACCTGCTGCCCATCGTGGTCGACCTCGCCGCGACCAGTCCGCAGGTCCACGTCCTCATCCGCGAACACGAGCCCGCCGAGTCGCTGGAGCTGCTGGCCGCCGACGAGGTGGACCTCGCGCTCACCTACGACTACAACCTGGCCCCGGCCGCCGACGATCCGACGGTCAGCGCGACCCCGCTGTGGACCGCCAGGTGGGGGCTCGGCGTGCCGGCCGACGCCGAGCCGGGCGACGGGACGACGCTGGACGTCTTCGCCCGCTTCCGGACGCACGACTGGATCGTCAACTCCCGCAACACGGCGGACGAGGAGGTCATCCGCACGCTCGCCTCGATGGCGGGGTTCCGGCCCCGGGTCACCCACCAGGCCGACAGCCTCGACCTGGTGCAGGAGATGATCGCGGCGGGCCTGGGCGTGGCGCTGCTGCCGGTCGACTTCCCGACCCTGCCCGGCGTGCGGCTCCTCCCGCTGGCCACCCCCGACGTCGAACTGCGCGCCTACGCGGTGGCCCGACACGGGCGCCTCGACTGGCCGCCGCTCGCGCTGGTGACCGACCTGCTCAACGCCACCGCGAGCCGCTGA